One genomic segment of Theobroma cacao cultivar B97-61/B2 chromosome 6, Criollo_cocoa_genome_V2, whole genome shotgun sequence includes these proteins:
- the LOC18595559 gene encoding pollen receptor-like kinase 4 — protein MLMGAHIARLVRTPNPSLALALVSLLSLVAISYGDTDMETLLTFKDSLANPSALSNWNASISPCHKDRANWIGVLCLNNTIWGLQLENMGLAGLVNIEILAALPNLRTISLMNNNFEGTMPDIRKLGALKALYLSNNRFAGQIPNDAFKGMRSLKKVFLANNAFTGTIPLSLTTLPKLVILRLEGNQFVGQIPDFKHKSVKVVNLASNQLEGPIPASLSKMGASMFSGNRNLCGQPLQACTFTSPPPSPSPKPSASPQTVLSSLDKEISALKIALILVSIMLLVVIIAAIIFIIPQKKQKSKVLEATDLDDSNKLPAYDEGEKKVSEGGGAMKRSDHGKLIFLKDDLEAFDLQDLLRASAEVLGSGNFGASYKAGILNGEAVVVKRYKQMNNVGREDFHEHMRRLGRLNHQNLLPLVAYYYRREEKLLISEFMENGSLASHLHANHSLDQPGLDWPTRLKIIKGVARGLIYLYNELPTLVVPHGHLKSSNVLLDKDLEPLLSDYALRPVINQEQAHMVMTAYKSPEYAINGRISGKTDVWCLGILILEVLTGKFPENYLTPGYDSNTNLATWVNEMVKEKKSSEVFDKEMAGTKNSKGEMINLLKIGLSCCEEDFETRPELKEVVQKIEQLKEGDDEDFSSTIGEVNAVIFRGNMEDESYFSLNR, from the exons ATGCTAATGGGCGCGCACATTGCTAGGCTTGTGCGCACACCAAATCCATCGTTAGCTCTTGCGCTTGTTTCTTTGTTATCATTGGTCGCCATCTCATATGGTGATACGGATATGGAGACCCTGTTAACCTTCAAGGACTCCTTAGCAAACCCTTCAGCTCTTAGCAATTGGAATGCTTCTATTAGCCCATGCCACAAGGATCGAGCAAATTGGATCGGCGTGCTTTGCCTTAATAATACAATATGGGGTTTGCAACTTGAAAACATGGGGCTAGCAGGGCTAGTGAATATTGAGATTCTCGCTGCATTGCCTAACTTGCGCACAATAAGCCTTATGAACAACAATTTTGAGGGCACAATGCCAGATATAAGGAAATTGGGTGCTTTAAAGGCTTTGTATTTGTCAAACAATCGTTTTGCCGGGCAGATTCCTAATGATGCATTCAAAGGGATGAGGTCTTTGAAGAAAGTGTTTTTGGCAAATAATGCTTTCACCGGTACAATTCCCTTATCGCTAACGACATTGCCTAAGCTTGTTATTTTGAGACTGGAGGGAAATCAATTTGTTGGCCAAATACCTGATTTTAAGCACAAgagtgtcaaggtggtgaacTTGGCAAGCAATCAATTGGAGGGTCCTATCCCTGCAAGCTTAAGCAAAATGGGCGCAAGCATGTTTTCAG GCAACAGAAATCTGTGTGGGCAACCTCTCCAAGCATGCACCTTCACCAGTCCCCCGCCTAGCCCTTCACCTAAACCCTCAGCCAGCCCCCAAACTGTCCTCTCATCCCTAGATAAAGAGATATCTGCTCTGAAAATTGCATTGATTTTGGTATCCATAATGTTGCTTGTCGTGATCATTGCagcaattattttcattattccccagaagaaacaaaaatccAAAGTATTAGAGGCAACAGATCTTGATGACTCGAACAAGCTACCAGCTTATGATGAAGGTGAAAAGAAAGTGTCGGAGGGCGGTGGCGCGATGAAGAGGTCTGACCATGGgaaattgatatttttgaaagatgATTTGGAGGCGTTCGATTTGCAGGACCTGCTTAGAGCCTCGGCAGAGGTTCTTGGAAGTGGGAATTTTGGAGCTTCATACAAGGCCGGCATATTGAATGGCGAAGCCGTGGTGGTGAAGAGGTACAAGCAAATGAACAATGTGGGGAGGGAAGATTTTCATGAGCACATGAGAAGATTGGGAAGGTTGAACCATCAAAACTTGCTGCCTCTTGTGGCCTATTACTATAGGAGAGAGGAGAAATTGTTGATTTCCGAGTTTATGGAGAACGGTAGCTTGGCTAGTCATCTTCATG CTAACCATAGTCTAGATCAACCTGGTCTGGATTGGCCCACTCGGTTGAAGATCATAAAGGGTGTGGCGAGGGGTTTGATTTATCTCTACAACGAGCTTCCTACCCTAGTTGTGCCCCATGGTCATTTGAAATCTTCCAATGTGCTTCTGGACAAGGACTTGGAGCCTCTGCTGTCTGATTATGCCCTAAGGCCAGTGATCAACCAGGAGCAGGCTCACATGGTCATGACTGCTTACAAATCACCAGAGTATGCTATAAATGGCCGCATAAGCGGGAAGACTGATGTGTGGTGCCTAGGAATACTTATCTTGGAGGTCTTAACCGGTAAGTTTCCAGAGAACTATCTAACGCCAGGTTATGACAGCAATACAAATTTAGCCACTTGGGTCAATGAGATGGTCAAGGAGAAAAAAAGCAGTGAAGTTTTTGACAAGGAGATGGCAGGAACAAAGAACAGCAAAGgtgaaatgataaatcttttAAAGATTGGATTAAGTTGTTGTGAAGAGGATTTCGAGACAAGGCCGGAGTTGAAGGAGGTTGTGCAAAAGATTGAACAGTTGAAAGAGGGAGACGATGAAGACTTTTCTTCAACCATAGGTGAAGTGAATGCAGTTATCTTTAGAGGAAATATGGAGGATGAATCATATTTCTCCCTCAATCGTTGA